A DNA window from Novosphingobium sp. RL4 contains the following coding sequences:
- the fliN gene encoding flagellar motor switch protein FliN, with amino-acid sequence MSDELEPRQLAPAHLTEENPADMGGEGTTERSPRPTTPPTPDDLHAVFDVPVKVQAVLGRSRMDIGELLRLKPGMVVELDRRVGEPVDIFVNNRLIARGEVVLIDSTLGITLTEIVRQEA; translated from the coding sequence ATGAGCGACGAGCTCGAGCCGCGCCAGCTGGCGCCTGCTCACCTGACCGAAGAGAACCCCGCTGACATGGGCGGCGAAGGAACGACCGAACGGTCCCCGCGCCCGACCACGCCGCCCACGCCCGACGACCTGCACGCCGTGTTCGACGTGCCGGTGAAGGTCCAGGCCGTGCTTGGCCGTTCGCGCATGGACATCGGCGAACTGTTGCGCCTCAAGCCCGGCATGGTCGTCGAACTCGACCGCCGGGTGGGTGAGCCGGTGGACATCTTCGTCAACAATCGCCTGATCGCTCGCGGCGAAGTTGTCCTGATCGACAGCACGCTGGGCATCACGCTGACCGAAATCGTGCGGCAGGAGGCATGA